From a single Phalacrocorax aristotelis chromosome 1, bGulAri2.1, whole genome shotgun sequence genomic region:
- the SFT2D2 gene encoding vesicle transport protein SFT2B isoform X1: MPERVVPEEGKGGPAAPGAEPPARGLRRAAMDKLKRVLSGRDAEDPSGLEQVIDATSLGWGSRVKGFIACFVIGCLCSLLGSCLLWVPRKGLVLFAVFYTLGNIASIGSTLFLMGPVRQLKRMFEPTRLIATTVMLSCVGISTLVKMSFPDKATGESLSMPWSSCIKNTEIIPVG, from the exons ATGCCGGAGCGGGTAGtccctgaggaggggaagggcgGTCCGGCAGCCCCTGGGGCAGAGCCGCCAGCGCGCGGGTTGAGGCGGGCGGCCATGGACAAGCTCAAGCGGGTGTTGAGCGGTCGCGACGCGGAGGATCCAAGCGGCCTGGAGCAG GTTATCGATGCGACTTCATTAGGTTGGGGCAGCAGGGTGAAAGGCTTCATTGCTTGTTTTGTGATAGGATGCCTCTGCTCGCTCTTG GGTAGTTGTCTGCTATGGGTACCAAGGAAAGGGCTGGTGCTCTTTGCAGTGTTTTATACGCTGGGGAATATTGCGTCTATTGGGAG caCTCTCTTTCTTATGGGACCAGTGAGGCAATTGAAAAGGATGTTTGAGCCTACACGTTTGATTGCTACTACTGTTATGCTA AGCTGTGTAGGTATTTCCACCTTGgtaaaaatgtcatttcctGACAAAGCAACTGGGGAATCTCTCTCTATGCCTTGGTCatcttgcattaaaaatacagaaatcatcCCAGTTGGCTGA
- the SFT2D2 gene encoding vesicle transport protein SFT2B isoform X2 translates to MPERVVPEEGKGGPAAPGAEPPARGLRRAAMDKLKRVLSGRDAEDPSGLEQVIDATSLGWGSRVKGFIACFVIGCLCSLLGSCLLWVPRKGLVLFAVFYTLGNIASIGSTLFLMGPVRQLKRMFEPTRLIATTVMLLCLVLTLCSAFWWRKEGLALLFCILQFFALAWYSISFIPFARDAVKKCVSVCLT, encoded by the exons ATGCCGGAGCGGGTAGtccctgaggaggggaagggcgGTCCGGCAGCCCCTGGGGCAGAGCCGCCAGCGCGCGGGTTGAGGCGGGCGGCCATGGACAAGCTCAAGCGGGTGTTGAGCGGTCGCGACGCGGAGGATCCAAGCGGCCTGGAGCAG GTTATCGATGCGACTTCATTAGGTTGGGGCAGCAGGGTGAAAGGCTTCATTGCTTGTTTTGTGATAGGATGCCTCTGCTCGCTCTTG GGTAGTTGTCTGCTATGGGTACCAAGGAAAGGGCTGGTGCTCTTTGCAGTGTTTTATACGCTGGGGAATATTGCGTCTATTGGGAG caCTCTCTTTCTTATGGGACCAGTGAGGCAATTGAAAAGGATGTTTGAGCCTACACGTTTGATTGCTACTACTGTTATGCTA tTGTGTCTTGTACTAACACTGTGTTCTGCTTTCTGG tGGCGTAAGGAAGGACTTGCACTCCTTTTCTGCATCTTACAGTTTTTTGCCTTGGCATG GTACAGCATTTCCTTCATTCCATTTGCAAG GGATGCTGTGAAGAAATGTGTCTCAGTCTGTCTGACCTAA
- the TIPRL gene encoding TIP41-like protein has translation MHPVFQSSRRDFTFGPWKLSAARTHIMKSAQAERLADELHMPSLPEMMFGDNILRIQHDRGFGIEFNATDALKCVNNCQGMIKVACAEEWQESRSETEHTKEVVKPYDWTYTTDYKGTLLGDAATLKVVPTTEHINTEKLKAREQIMFFEEVLLFEDELHDHGVSSLSVKIRVMPSSFFVLLRFFLRVDGVLIRMNDTRLHHEADKAYMLREYTSRESKISSLKHVPPSLFTEPNEISQYLPIKETICEKLEFPEKLEPKPEASLETMCIKSK, from the exons ATGCACCCTGTTTTCCAGAGCAGCCGGCGCGATTTCACCTTCGGGCCGTGGAAGCTGAGCGCTGCCCGGACGCACATCATGAAGTCGGCGCAGGCCGAGAG ATTGGCTGATGAATTACacatgccttccctgccagagatGATGTTTGGGGACAATATCCTAAGAATACAGCACGATCGTGGTTTTGGAATTGAGTTCAATGCAACAGATGCTTTAAAATGTGTCAATAATTGTCAAGGTATGATCAAAGTGGCTTGTGCAGAGGAGTGGCAAGAGAGCAG GAGTGAGACTGAGCACACTAAGGAAGTTGTCAAGCCATATGATTGGACGTACACAACAGACTACAAAGGAACATTGCTGGGTGATGCTGCCACATTAAAG GTTGTTCCTACAACAGAACAcataaatacagagaaattgaAAGCCAGGGAACAAATTATGTTTTTTGAAGAAGTACTTCTGTTTGAAGATGAACTTCATGATCATGGCGTATCGAGTTTGAGTGTAAAAATA agAGTTATGCCTTCCAGCTTTTTTGTACTGTTGAGGTTTTTCTTGCGAGTTGATGGGGTACTTATCAGGATGAATGATACAAGGCTTCATCATGAG gCTGACAAGGCCTACATGTTGCGAGAATATACAtccagagaaagcaaaatatcaAGTTTAAAg CACGTTCCACCTTCCCTGTTCACGGAACCTAACGAGATCTCTCAGTATCTACCCATAAAGGAGACAATCTGTGAAAAACTAGAATTCCCAGAGAAGCTGGAGCCTAAACCAGAAGCATCACTGGAAACCATGTGTATTAAGTCTAAATAA